AACGCTGCAGGCTTTGCTGCTGCACTGGCATGATTACCCGTGATCCCAACCAAAATAACTATAGCGCATAGCAACAAAAAAGTTTTCAAACGATACTTACAGTGCAACATAGCCCCTCCTTTACGCGCTTCAAACATTCCCTATCTAATTTTTACAATTTTAATTGTACGTCATCTTCCCCTCGCTTGCCAGCAACGAAATAAAAAACATGACCTCAACCTTCTGTTTTGAAGGGTAAGGTCATGTTTTTTTATTTCGTCGCTTATGCTTCCGCTCTTGGTGGCAATTTAACCAGCGACACTACCAACGCCGTAAACACCAGCGCTCCGCCCATGAAGACGAAAGCGGCATTATAACCGGACATACCTACCAAGTAACCAATGATAATGGGGGATAAAATGCCGCCGATGCTGCCGCCGGCGTTCATCACACCTGTAGCCATGCCCACATAGCTGCGTTTTACCGATTCCATCGGCATCGCCCACAAGGGACCAAAGGCCATCCCCACCAAGAAGCCAGTGCATACCAGGAGCGCCATCGCCACCGTTTCCGTCGGCGCCACTACGACACCGTATAAAACCGGGCCTGCGGCCAGATTTACTACCATGGCCTGTATTTTGCGCTTCCCTTTGAACACCTTATCCGACAGCCAGCCGCCGAAAGGTTGGGCAATGCCCAGCGCTAAGAAGGGCAACCCCGAAAAAATGCCCATTTTCACCAGTTCAAAGCCTCTGGCTTTTACGAGATAACTGGGCAGCCAAGAAAGAAGACCGAAGAAGGCGCACATAAAGCCGAAGTACGTAAGCGCCAAAAGCACAATGTTGCGGTTTTTGAGCACGCTCATCAAGCCCACTTCTTCTGAATCTGTCGTCTGAGTAACAATTTCCGTCTGGCCGCTCTTAATATATTCCAGCTCTTCCTTGGAAATGTCCGGGTCCTCTTCGGGAGAGTTTTTCACAAAGAAGTACAGTAACGGCATAATTACAAAACCCAAGGCGCCGAAAATATAGAACAACGCATGCCAGCCCCAGAGGCCAATAATCGCCACCGCAATGGACGGCGCAATCGCCGGTCCGAAGGAACAGGCCGAAGTAAAGATCGCGTTCGCCGTAGCCCGTTCCTGATTCGGAAACCAGTTGCTGTTGAGCTTAAAGGCGCAGGGAGGCTGCAAGCCTTCGCCAATGCCAAAGAGCACGCGAACGATGAAGAATTGCGAAAAGGTCCGCGCCACACCGGTAGCCATCGTCATAATAGACCACCAAATGAGCGCCACAAGAAGCACCTTTTTCGGTCCCACTTTATCGCTTAAATAACCGCCCGGAATCTGAAAGACCGTATAGGAAATAAAGAATGCGCTAAACAAATAGCCTACCTGCTCCGGAGATAAAGAAAACTCCTTAGAGATCAACGGCATGGCTACCGACAGATTGACTCGATCCAAAAAAGCTACGAAAAACACGATCCATGAGACGCCTAAAACAAGCCAGCGCTTTTTCATATGCGTTCCTCCCGCAGATATCGATTATTCCTTTACTACTCAATTGCCAATCATAATATTGAGTATTTCCACATCGGTAGTTTTCATGCCACAGCAGCCCATACGTCCAATATTTCGCAAAGTCTGCTCATAATCCTTCTCTACCAAGCCTTCGCCAAAGGGAAAAAACCGCTCCCGTTTAGCCAGCTCATACCCCATAATCCCCGCATCTACGGCGCTGGATATCTTCGCCGCGCAGGACGCCTTAGCGCCGTCGCAGACAATGCCGCCTACGTTCCCCAACGAGTTAATCAGGGTTCTGCCGATTACATCATAATCGCCGCCTTGCAGATACGCAATGCCGCAGGCTGCGGCCGCGCCCGCCGAAACGGCGCCGCAGTACGCCGAGAGATTGCCGATATAACGCTTTTGGTGCAGCGAGAGAAGATTCGCCAAGACCAACGCCCGATACAGCCGGTCCTCGTCAACTCCCAACTCCTGGGCGTACACCACTACCGGCATAGTACAAGTAATGCCCTGATTGCCGCTGCCGGAATTGATGACTACCGGCATGGCGCAGCCGTTCATACGCGCATCGGAACCTGCCGCCGCCGCCGCGCGAGCCTTCGTCCGCACATCGTCGCAGCCGGCTTCCAAGAAGGTGCGTCCCACCTGCGCTCCCCAAGGGTTTTTCAGGCCTTCTTCAGAGATGGCGGAGTTGCAGGCAATCTGCCGGGCAATAATATCCCGCACGTCCTCTAGGCGTACCTTATCGGCAAAACAGAGAATGTCCTGAATCGTAAGCTGACTTTTATCGCCAAAGGTTGACGTCGCCAGTTCCGGCTGCGAGAAAAGAAGCTCGCCGTTTTTTTCAATACGATAGATGTGATTATGCCTTGTCCGCACCTCTACCGCAGCAGTTTGAAAACCGGCTTTCACTTCTATGCGAATGAAGAGATTTTCCTCGCCTTCTTCCAATTCGCAGCGACAAATGCCCTGCGCCGTCAATTGACGCGCCATTTCTATTTGCTCCAGCGTCACCTGGCTTATGACCTCTAATTCCCGCTCGGCCTGACCGGCGACAGCCCCCAGCACCGCGGCGGCGGCTACGCCTTTTTGCCCGCCCGAATTGGGTACGATAACGCCCTTCACATTTTTAATGATATTGCCGCTGCAGCGAGCCAGCATTTCTTCCGGCATTTGTCCTAAGGCTTCTCTGGCTTTTGCCGCCGCAAAGGCGATGGCGATCGGCTCGGTACAGCCCATGGCCGGAATCAATTCCCCTTTTAAGATGGTCAAATAATTTTCATATTGCTTTGCATCCATACTTGCCTGCTCCTCTCCCGCCCGTTAAAACAATTCTATGCTTTCTTAAAGAAAGAAATTTGGCAGGTAGGACAGCCGTTGGCAATGGTATCGCCCAGGTGGAATTCATAACCCATGGCTTTGGCAATGCCCCGATCGCCGTCCATCGCCATATCACAAAGCTTCTCACAGGTTTCATCGTCAAAGCCCAAATCCTGCCAGGCTTTCAAAAGAGGGCAGTGATGAAACTCCAGATCAATCCGGTCTGCGCTTTTGCTTTTGAACTCTACTTCAAAGGTCTTAACTACATTCGGGGAGAAAAACGTATCCGCAAAAGAAGTCACATTCTCCGGATCCGGACACTGCGCTTTAATTTCTGCGCCTTGGATCAAACCCGTTTCCGCGATAGCCGCGCGAATGATTTCTTCCATTTCCTGCGCTTTGCCAGCTTTGCAAGCATGCGTGTAGGTTAGGCCGGTCCAAGTAGCCCGATGACCGATCGCCCCTCTTTGAATATCTACCACCGCGTCGCCTTTAATGCTAATCTTGTTATCAATCATTGTTATTCTCCTTTCAAAATCCAAAATTCCAAATCGGCATTTGATATGATCACCAGAACAACAAGTTTCCTGATTCCATAGTATTAAATCTTATTATAAGCAAGGTTCTGCAGCACCTTGCTTGTTGTAATCATATCACAAGTCGATTTCTTAATCAATATATTTTCTATCTTTTCTCCGTTTATGGCAAAACATCTTTTATTATCTATTATTTTGCTTGTTTTATGTTTACTTTTTGTATATTTTTCGATTTTTGTGATATGACTAGTTTTCGACGTTTTCTTCTTGCGTTCATTGACTTGCCTTTTCTTTGACTCTATAATAAAAGTAGCACATTAAGGAGATAAGCAATGACAAAACATCCTAATGACTCACTAAAGCAGCAAGTATACAATGCTCTTTTTTCTGATATCATCAATGGAAACTATCCCGCCGATACCATCCTGACCGAAAAATTTCTCATGGAAAAATACAATGTCAGCCGCGCCCCCATCCGTGAAGCCTTGACGCAACTAACAGGCACGCGTCTATTGTCCAGTATGCCGCGGCAAGGCTATAAAATTCTACAGCCAAGCGCCGAACAACTGCTGGAAGTCATTCGCTTCCGTTCGGCTTTAGAATGTTCTTTCCTGGAAATGTACCGCAGCTATATAGACGCCGCGTGGATCCAAGAACTGCGCAGCATCTGCATCAACTACAATAACTGCCCCAGCGGCGATTTCATGTCGCATTGGCGCTACAACTGCGAATTCCACTTAAAACTTTTTTCCATCTACGGCAACCATTACGCTTACAAACTGCTAGAAGACGCTTTAAACATTCAAACGATCTTCTTCGTGCAAAAGCAGCACTCCGCTTCGATGGACTTGCACTTGGCCTTAGTCGATTATCTGGAAAAAGGCGAAATCAAAATGGCCGTGTCCATTTTAAAAGCCGATATCGAGCATCTGATGCTTTCGTTTAGTCCTCCCTCTTCGTAAAACTAACTCTAAGACACACCAAAAACACAAAGCCGGCAACCACTTTTTACGTGGCCGCCGGCTTTGTGTTTCTTATTTTTTTAGCGTTTCTAAACCATTCCCTGGTTGC
The nucleotide sequence above comes from uncultured Anaeromusa sp.. Encoded proteins:
- a CDS encoding MFS transporter yields the protein MKKRWLVLGVSWIVFFVAFLDRVNLSVAMPLISKEFSLSPEQVGYLFSAFFISYTVFQIPGGYLSDKVGPKKVLLVALIWWSIMTMATGVARTFSQFFIVRVLFGIGEGLQPPCAFKLNSNWFPNQERATANAIFTSACSFGPAIAPSIAVAIIGLWGWHALFYIFGALGFVIMPLLYFFVKNSPEEDPDISKEELEYIKSGQTEIVTQTTDSEEVGLMSVLKNRNIVLLALTYFGFMCAFFGLLSWLPSYLVKARGFELVKMGIFSGLPFLALGIAQPFGGWLSDKVFKGKRKIQAMVVNLAAGPVLYGVVVAPTETVAMALLVCTGFLVGMAFGPLWAMPMESVKRSYVGMATGVMNAGGSIGGILSPIIIGYLVGMSGYNAAFVFMGGALVFTALVVSLVKLPPRAEA
- a CDS encoding L-serine ammonia-lyase, iron-sulfur-dependent, subunit alpha; amino-acid sequence: MDAKQYENYLTILKGELIPAMGCTEPIAIAFAAAKAREALGQMPEEMLARCSGNIIKNVKGVIVPNSGGQKGVAAAAVLGAVAGQAERELEVISQVTLEQIEMARQLTAQGICRCELEEGEENLFIRIEVKAGFQTAAVEVRTRHNHIYRIEKNGELLFSQPELATSTFGDKSQLTIQDILCFADKVRLEDVRDIIARQIACNSAISEEGLKNPWGAQVGRTFLEAGCDDVRTKARAAAAAGSDARMNGCAMPVVINSGSGNQGITCTMPVVVYAQELGVDEDRLYRALVLANLLSLHQKRYIGNLSAYCGAVSAGAAAACGIAYLQGGDYDVIGRTLINSLGNVGGIVCDGAKASCAAKISSAVDAGIMGYELAKRERFFPFGEGLVEKDYEQTLRNIGRMGCCGMKTTDVEILNIMIGN
- a CDS encoding L-2-amino-thiazoline-4-carboxylic acid hydrolase codes for the protein MIDNKISIKGDAVVDIQRGAIGHRATWTGLTYTHACKAGKAQEMEEIIRAAIAETGLIQGAEIKAQCPDPENVTSFADTFFSPNVVKTFEVEFKSKSADRIDLEFHHCPLLKAWQDLGFDDETCEKLCDMAMDGDRGIAKAMGYEFHLGDTIANGCPTCQISFFKKA
- a CDS encoding GntR family transcriptional regulator yields the protein MTKHPNDSLKQQVYNALFSDIINGNYPADTILTEKFLMEKYNVSRAPIREALTQLTGTRLLSSMPRQGYKILQPSAEQLLEVIRFRSALECSFLEMYRSYIDAAWIQELRSICINYNNCPSGDFMSHWRYNCEFHLKLFSIYGNHYAYKLLEDALNIQTIFFVQKQHSASMDLHLALVDYLEKGEIKMAVSILKADIEHLMLSFSPPSS